DNA from Rhodopirellula islandica:
TTCGCGGTGTTTTTCGTTTCAGCATCGCTTTTGGCCGCCACAGGGGGAGTTTCCCCGGACTGGCAATATGCAGAAGATGGGGCAAGTGCGAGCACGAGCGTCGCCAAGAATGCCCGCGACGCCGGAAACGAAGCCAGATTGATCGAAGGAGTGGATTGCGGACGCACGATAGAGACCTTTAGCGAACGAATTGTCATAGACGCCCATTGTCCTCGCGAGAGCACCGCTGATGCAACCGGTCACCAAATTTCGACTGCTCGGCTTTCGATTGGCCGTGATCGCTTTGGTTGCCTACTGGGTCGCGATTTTTGTGGGCACGCATCTGCCCAAGATGCCCCAGTCACTCCCGTCGGTGAACGACAAAGTGATGCACTTCACGGCTTTCTTCGGGTTGGCGATGTTGCTTTGCTACTGCACCAACTCGTCCCGTGTCTGGCGTCGCTTTTCAATCATCGTGGCCATGTGCTTGGTGTATGCGTGCGTCGATGAGCTGAGCCAGGCTCTGGTTCGAGGCCGGCATTCGGACCCGATGGATTTCTTGGCCGACGCCGCAGGCACCCTGACCGCTGTGTTTCTGTACGCAGCCGTTCGCTGGGCCTGGCTGAG
Protein-coding regions in this window:
- a CDS encoding VanZ family protein, translating into MQPVTKFRLLGFRLAVIALVAYWVAIFVGTHLPKMPQSLPSVNDKVMHFTAFFGLAMLLCYCTNSSRVWRRFSIIVAMCLVYACVDELSQALVRGRHSDPMDFLADAAGTLTAVFLYAAVRWAWLSHRERSDSVHSPSAT